The following are encoded together in the Pithys albifrons albifrons isolate INPA30051 chromosome 5, PitAlb_v1, whole genome shotgun sequence genome:
- the NUDT6 gene encoding nucleoside diphosphate-linked moiety X motif 6, with product MARPWRALRRARGWAALAALRARPDKFGGVSVDLGELRQPPRVERAAFGRWLRESVAQWRQEGRIAVWLRVPILQSGLVAAAASQGFAFHHAEHGSSTLTLWLGEGPSRLPGFATHQVGVAGAVLDESTGKVLVVQDRNKTINAWKFPGGLSNPGEDIGDTAVREVFEETGIKSKFKSILSIRQQHQHPGAFGRSDMYLICRLQPSSFHISFCQQECLRCEWMDLEELARTKNSTPITSNVAKLLLYGYREGFEKIDITMREFPAVYTGLFYKLYHRELPESYRNIT from the exons ATGGCGCGGCCGTGGCGGGCGCTGCGGAGGGCGAGGGGCTGGGCGGCCctggcggcgctgcgggcgcgGCCGGACAAGTTCGGGGGGGTTAGCGTGGACCTGGGAGAGCTGCGCCAGCCCCCGCGAGTGGAGCGGGCCGCCTTCGGGCGGTGGCTGCGGG AGTCCGTGGCCCAGTGGCGGCAGGAAGGTCGCATTGCCGTGTGGCTCCGTGTCCCCATCCTCCAGAGTGGGCTTGTGGCAGCAGCCGCTTCCCAAGGCTTTGCTTTCCACCACGCCGAGCATGGCTCGTCCACCCTGACGCTGTGGCTGGGAGAGGGGCCCAGCAGGCTGCCAGGGTTTGCCACCCACCAGGTGGGGGTTGCAG GTGCTGTTCTAGATGAAAGCACTGGAAAGGTGCTGGTTGTACAAGACAGAAATAAG ACTATAAATGCATGGAAATTTCCAGGAGGTCTGTCAAATCCAGGAGAAGACATCG GAGACACAGCAGTTCGAGAGGTTTTTGAAGAGACTGGCATCAAGTCCAAGTTCAAGTCCATCCTAAGCatcaggcagcagcaccagcaccccgGAGCCTTCGGGAGGTCGGACATGTACCTCATCTGTCGCCTGCAGCCCTCCTCCTTCCACATCAGCTTCTGCCAGCAGGAGTGCCTCAGGTGCGAATGGATGGACCTCGAGGAGCTTGCCAGGACAAAAAACTCTACTCCCATCACCAGCAATGTAGCCAAACTGCTACTGTACGGGTACAGGGAAGGGTTTGAGAAGATTGACATAACCATGAGGGAGTTCCCAGCTGTCTACACAGGCCTGTTCTACAAACTGTACCACAGGGAGCTGCCCGAGTCCTACAGAAACATTACATGA